In Plodia interpunctella isolate USDA-ARS_2022_Savannah chromosome 30, ilPloInte3.2, whole genome shotgun sequence, the following proteins share a genomic window:
- the LOC128682511 gene encoding uncharacterized protein LOC128682511 isoform X4 — MDDTQQSRASDIGGATRKRRSSILKIQRPPRTPFSELEFNVATPTDTVKSRRVSFSRRTGVAEFVTNEATTTWKNFYEEHNKSLESSGNDSGANATRQPIGHLGKRIFEQQFEEVEAVDFITSLDNLAARNINSTINVNFTEQLASIESAADKNLAPPKINFELSAFTDHHSKLFTDDLAVSMAGEMSGRIDVNFSAVQSLNVNDDLDEIQRDLQRRNNAIEPVQFRDVKNFSEYIEIELDTTHVAHKNEESDMSITETIRSPKVNISKTSSPPDKKCSLNWIYDKENCPGDLKAKSLIFDNNDMSITTALQSKVDIEVGKQQTMIFDCVSDLSMTKPIPTKMLSNRSIVIEKSDSNTICSMRAEDNTSEKRKTIIFEDGLGDLSITKPIPAKLLSVPSENEQKPNLNDDSSKPSAQTVEYEEEKCKTVLFEDNLGNLSMTKPIPAHLLSIYNEIIDKSVNNVTNLKVEDNNAEKRKTILFEDGLGDLSMTKPIPAKLLSVHSESEEKLNLKYQPSTQTVVDGEEKCKTILFENDLGDLSMTKPIPVQMLSIYSEIIDKSVNNMTCLRAEDNTAEKRKTILFEDGLGDLSMTKPIPAKLLSVHSESEEKIDLKDKPSLQTVVDAEEKCRTILFEDDLGNLSMTKPIPANLLPIRNEITENENFFSNTQFNKSNLQFIRSKIENSRTEDDDLQDISMTGPTSSVFLLDNLNDNKQSTAIDNKKSLDQPLENIAEKRKTILFDDGDISMTRPIETRLLSTVHSEIINTSNKNYNHDYNENESKLHDKGNEEKENESKLHDKGEKLTSISISNTVKPSKENDTKNESIIFDDGDLSMTKPIPNRLLSTHSEIIDKSNTNENFDNHRGSVPEHKRNENRFEIVLDEDDKLTCIPISEDVEPKEKCKSIIFDVGDAKPITTKLLSSPTEKLDTNYVLRKPSLHKSQTIVDDNNEMIADMSIDMQKDLDNSHKPEINDILEKFITTKTTPAPLLSDDNVMINASHGLLAKNHTINLVDKISNENICKPIISMDLFKTENVEAKHSPKKTELSALDFSNFKSQDVVVYQVTTNESSKEQRDISEDYHSEQGDVKVVQSIDNRNNDLDTINRSEDHVKEEKSFKDEKQKLFNKSENREEIKDISRNASMCSEVGNQSLTRTLSKKSFICDLLDMSKASIASGLDDKDVTANITLDNISANDIPKHEMESVTSEMFYITKDTDSETRPHESRDAINFTEKDTREHLSHEFHQSECEPQNDTSVQNISEVKESYEDVGNSLNTRDCTKVRSANMSADVSAEFAQNNTEISRRPKSISEVDNTKQLLDMLSDLTDGHRSISSGSPLSLTCRGQMAIENKTAEPKRVSIAPNRQSIVLSREDLMSNISMAQAALQRSIAMDDSDEEEPITAPSVSPPKKSVRVSNEVVKTLHFEDESTSEFSVRSDLRTTLRKVPLEDISYQTGRIKANVIPSYLKDVSDGIKSLMIDLVKPMRDDMPYEAVNIGESVKKTTSTCSTQIQTNLYTSSQIDLNTNEIYSNSDMFNVEKNDNVNRNTLSPQSTLKSVSFIGSDVYAHSDLVSRNLKDASFRPTRLPPNEPVPGKVLLFDHMNPLNNVLLTPTEYTEVHKYSPSAGSQETLGGSDKSHSAQSRGNDYNIGNVTVPFNVQYNMGCQSGTQENISSHPSVLSNISKPLAVDQAVGVKITEVKDIEVNTAIIMKKNKELLETSSSLTLVDDDLVRASFNAEAYSEVHTKSVSNVSESNSQAPLRVIYKLKRDVSKCDNAETIDSDMASNDEDVAKAKKRSHSPGKTEKHKNSPQKQNVTPKPNAKVQKLSDTPHSKSYSLKRTSGNKSIIERYFSSAESKMDVSPCKEKDATRKRSPRKKLSPKKGTSIMVQQLLTEFNVRQDVDQKNLNKQILEALSRTDSSAAPDSVSECERSVELVSSFTSSKNQYKARPSSITMSTDSHCELWSAENAKSDCDASVNVVARIDMLPFMGSHECEWASSGTDAWCFQLLHGRLRLVVRLAHRHHNSTRTRVRGDTPVLAVTVHQSHHNSDLRNSVAMSCITFACAALRWSTCACTSAGAVPALLRRAAGVARRALTWGRAMHDARVHLAYTLSDDQKLVLKVANIPMRCVWEVTMKLVLTREEPWPQATDVQVTRVLDARACADRRLDALLAAVPRGWAHVPDTVWTLFKYLKHKGTAESSQMIL, encoded by the exons ATGGATGACACGCAACAAAGCCGCGCTTCGGATATCGGCGGCGCTAC TAGGAAGAGACGATCTTCGATACTTAAAATCCAACGACCGCCCCGCACCCCGTTCTCCGAGCTAGAGTTTAACGTCGCCACGCCTACAGACACAGTCAAAAGTCGACGCGTCAGCTTCTCTAGAAGGACAGGTGTTGC AGAGTTTGTGACTAATGAAGCAACAACCACTTGGAAAAACTTTTATGAGGAACACAATAAATCTTTGGAGTCTTCGGGTAACGATTCTGGAGCGAATGCGACACGTCAGCCAATAGGTCATTTAGGAAAGAGGATATTTGAACAGCAATTTGAGGAAGTGGAAGCGGTGGATTTTATAACCTCCCTCGATAACTTAGCTGCCAGAAACATCAACTCTACAATAAACGTTAACTTCACGGAACAGCTTGCTTCCATTGAGAGTGCCGCGGACAAAAATCTCGCGCCCCCCAAAATCAATTTCGAATTAAGCGCATTCACAGATCATCATAGTAAGCTTTTTACTGATGATCTTGCTGTATCAATGGCAGGAGAAATGTCAGGGCGTATCGATGTTAATTTCTCTGCAGTGCAGTCGTTAAACGTGAACGACGATCTAGATGAGATACAAAGAGATTTGCAAAGGCGCAACAATGCAATTGAGCCGGTCCAGTTTAGGGATGTCAAAAACTTTTCGGAATATATCGAGATTGAGTTGGACACAACACATGTTGCTCATAAGAATGAAGAGTCAGATATGTCGATAACGGAAACTATTCGCAGTCCTAAagttaatatttctaaaacttCCAGTCCGCCTGATAAAAAATGCAGTTTAAATTGGATTTATGATAAAGAGAATTGCCCTGGCGATTTGAAAgcaaaatctttaattttcgATAATAATGATATGTCTATAACTACAGCTCTTCAAAGCAAAGTGGATATTGAAGTGGGGAAACAACAAACTATGATATTCGATTGCGTGAGTGATTTATCGATGACTAAACCTATACCAACGAAAATGTTATCCAATAGAAGCATAGTTATTGAAAAATCTGATTCGAACACCATTTGTAGCATGAGAGCGGAAGATAACACTTCTGAAAAGcgtaaaactattatatttgaaGATGGTTTAGGTGATCTGTCTATAACAAAACCTATTCCAGCTAAACTGTTGTCTGTTCCTAGTGAAAACGAACAAAAACCGAATTTAAATGATGATTCCAGCAAACCTAGTGCACAAACAGTGGAATATGAGGaggaaaaatgtaaaacagtATTATTTGAAGATAATTTAGGCAATCTCTCTATGACTAAGCCTATACCAGCTCACTTGCTGTCAATTTATAAcgaaataatagataaatcgGTTAATAATGTGACTAATTTGAAAGTTGAAGACAATAATGCTGAAAAACGCAAGACTATTTTATTCGAAGATGGTTTGGGAGATCTATCTATGACGAAACCAATTCCAGCTAAATTGCTTTCTGTTCATAGTGAAAGCGAAGAAAAATTGAACTTAAAATATCAGCCCAGCACACAAACTGTAGTAGATGGggaagaaaaatgtaaaactatattatttgaaaacgATTTAGGTGACCTCTCTATGACTAAACCTATTCCAGTTCAAATGCTGTCAATTTATAGCgaaattatagataaatcCGTTAATAACATGACTTGTTTGAGAGCTGAAGATAATACAGCTGAAAAGCGTAAGACTATACTATTTGAAGATGGATTAGGGGATCTCTCTATGACGAAACCCATTCCTGCTAAATTACTGTCAGTTCATAGCGAAAGCGaagaaaaaattgatttaaaagatAAACCTAGCTTACAAACTGTAGTTGATGCTGAAGAAAAATGTAGAACTATACTATTTGAAGACGATTTAGGCAATCTCTCTATGACTAAGCCGATTCCAGCTAACTTGCTGCCAATTCGAAACGAAATcacagaaaatgaaaattttttttcaaatacccaatttaataaatctaacttgcaattTATAAGAAGCAAGATAGAAAATAGTAGAACTGAAGATGACGATTTGCAGGATATCTCTATGACTGGACCTACTTCATCTGTATTTCTGTTAGATAATTTGAACGATAATAAACAGTCGACGGCAATAGACAATAAGAAGTCTCTTGATCAACCTTTAGAAAACATCGCAGAAAAGCgcaaaactatattatttgatgATGGTGATATCTCTATGACGAGACCTATTGAAACTAGATTGCTATCGACAGTTCATAGTGAGATCATAAATACATCGAATAAGAATTACAATCATGACTATAATGAAAATGAGTCTAAATTACATGATAAAG GTAATGAGGAAAAGGAAAATGAGTCTAAATTACATGATAAAGGTGAAAAATTAACGTCCATATCTATATCTAATACTGTAAAACCATCTAAAGaaaatgatacaaaaaatgaaagtattatatttgatGATGGCGATTTGTCCATGACAAAGCCCATTCCGAATAGATTGCTGTCAACACACAGTgaaattatagataaatctAATACGAATGAAAATTTTGACAATCATAGAGGTTCTGTTCCTGAACATAAACGTAATGAAAATAGGTTTGAGATTGTACTTGATGAAGATGACAAATTAACATGTATACCTATCTCAGAAGATGTAGAGCcgaaagaaaaatgtaaaagtattatatttgatGTAGGAGATGCAAAACCTATTACAACTAAACTTTTATCTTCACCTACAGAAAAATTGGACACAAATTATGTACTGAGAAAACCTAGTCTACATAAATCTCAAACTATTGTAGAcgataataatgaaatgattgCAGACATGTCTATAGATATGCAAAAAGATTTAGATAATTCACATAAACCtgaaattaatgatattttggAAAAATTTATCACAACTAAAACTACACCAGCACCATTACTTTCGGATGATAATGTTATGATTAATGCCTCACACGGACTTTTAGCCAAGAATCACACAATAAATCTCGTAGATAAAATaagcaatgaaaatatttgtaaaccTATAATATCAATGGATTTATTCAAAACAGAAAATGTTGAAGCGAAACATTCTCCTAAAAAAACTGAGCTTTCTGCTTTAGATTTTTCGAATTTCAAATCTCAAGATGTCGTCGTTTATCAAGTAACGACAAATGAATCTTCAAAAGAGCAGAGAGACATTTCCGAAGATTACCACAGTGAACAGGGTGATGTCAAAGTAGTCCAGTCAATCGACAATAGAAACAATGATTTAGATACAATTAACAGAAGTGAGGATCATGTCAAGGAAGAAAAGTCTTTCAAAGATGAGAaacagaaattatttaataaatctgaaaatagAGAAGAGATTAAAGATATATCAAGAAATGCTTCAATGTGTAGCGAAGTGGGAAATCAATCCTTAACGCGCACTCTTtccaaaaaatcttttatctgTGACCTTTTAGATATGTCGAAAGCTTCCATAGCGTCTGGACTTGACGACAAGGATGTAACAGCAAATATTACTTTAGATAATATTTCCGCTAATGATATACCAAAACATGAAATGGAAAGTGTTACTAGCGAAatgttttacattacaaaagaCACAGACAGCGAAACTAGACCACACGAATCGAGAGATGCTATTAACTTTACCGAGAAAGACACGAGAGAACATTTATCACATGAATTCCATCAATCTGAATGCGAACCTCAAAACGATACCAGTGTTCAGAACATTTCAGAAGTAAAAGAATCTTACGAAGATGTTGGTAATTCTTTAAATACTAGAGATTGCACAAAAGTGCGTAGTGCTAATATGTCGGCTGACGTTAGCGCCGAGTTTGCCCAGAACAATACAGAAATATCTAGACGGCCAAAGAGTATTAGCGAAGTGGATAACACTAAACAATTATTGGATATGCTATCAGACTTAACAGATGGACATAGATCGATTTCGAGTGGCTCACCGCTGTCTTTAACTTGTAGAGGTCAAATGGCCATAGAAAATAAGACCGCTGAACCAAAAAGAGTTAGTATCGCACCGAACAGACAGTCTATAGTGTTGAGCCGTGAAGACTTGATGAGTAACATTTCGATGGCACAGGCAGCTTTGCAAAGATCTATTGCAATGGATGATAGTGACGAAGAAGAACCAATAACAGCTCCTTCAGTTTCTCCTCCGAAAAAATCGGTGCGAGTCAGCAACGAAGTTGTCAAGACATTGCATTTCGAAGATGAATCTACAAGCGAATTTAGTGTGAGATCTGACCTTCGAACGACACTAAGGAAGGTTCCGTTGGAAGATATTTCTTACCAAACTGGAAGGATAAAAGCGAACGTTATACCGTCATATTTGAAAGACGTGTCGGATGGAATCAAATCGTTAATGATCGACCTTGTGAAGCCAATGCGAGACGACATGCCGTACGAGGCTGTTAACATCGGTGAGAGTGTAAAAAAGACCACTTCTACATGCAGTACACAAATACAAACCAATCTTTACACTTCCAGCCAAATTGATCTGAACACCAATGAGATATATTCTAATTCAGACATGTTTAACGTAGAGAAGAATGATAACGTCAACAGGAATACACTAAGTCCTCAAAGCACTTTGAAAAGTGTATCTTTTATTGGATCGGATGTGTACGCTCATTCGGATTTGGTTTCGAGGAATTTGAAAGATGCCTCGTTTAGACCAACAAGACTTCCACCAAATGAACCAGTTCCCGGTAAAGTCTTACTTTTCGATCACATGAATCCAttgaataatgttttgttgaCTCCCACGGAGTATACCGAAGTGCACAAGTATAGTCCTTCGGCCGGATCTCAGGAAACTTTAGGTGGTTCTGACAAAAGTCACTCTGCACAGTCTCGAGGCAACGATTATAATATAGGAAACGTTACGGTTCCATTTAACGTCCAGTACAATATGGGCTGTCAATCAGGCACTCAAGAAAACATATCCAGCCATCCAAGTGTATTGTCAAACATCTCTAAACCGTTGGCTGTAGACCAAGCTGTTGGAGTGAAAATAACAGAAGTCAAAGATATAGAAGTGAACACAGCTATCATTATGAAaaagaataaagaattattagaGACCAGTTCTTCGCTGACTCTAGTCGATGACGATTTAGTTCGAGCGAGTTTCAACGCCGAAGCGTATTCTGAAGTGCACACAAAATCGGTCAGCAACGTTTCCGAATCGAACAGCCAAGCGCCTTTACGagtgatatacaaactcaaacGTGACGTTTCAAAGTGCGATAACGCAGAGACAATCGATTCGGACATGGCGTCGAACGACGAAGACGTCGCTAAAGCGAAAAAACGTAGTCACAGTCCTGGCAAAACGGAGAAACATAAGAACTCACCGCAAAAACAGAACGTTACACCGAAACCTAATGCTAAAGTGCAAAAACTATCAGACACGCCACATTCCAAAAGCTATTCTCTTAAACGCACATCAGGCAATAAGTCTATAATTGAAAGGTACTTCTCGAGCGCGGAGAGTAAAATGGACGTGTCTCCTTGCAAAGAAAAGGATGCGACTCGTAAACGATCGCCTCGGAAGAAACTCAGTCCGAAAAAGGGTACATCGATAATGGTGCAGCAGTTGTTGACAGAGTTCAATGTGAGACAAGACGTCGATCAGAAGAATTTGAACAAGCAGATCCTCGAAGCGTTGAGCAGGACCGATAGTTCGGCGGCGCCCGATTCGGTGTCGGAGTGCGAGAGAAGCGTGGAGCTGGTCAGCTCGTTCACGAGTAGTAAGAACCAGTACAAGGCGCGGCCGAGTTCGATCACGATGTCTACTGACAGTCATTGTGAGCTGTGGAGTGCTGAAAACGCGAAATCTGACTGCGACGCCAGCGTCAATGTCGTCGCTAGGATTGACATGCTACCTTTTATGGG GAGCCACGAATGCGAATGGGCGTCGTCGGGCACGGACGCGTGGTGTTTCCAGCTGCTGCACGGGCGGCTGCGGCTGGTGGTGCGGCTGGCGCACCGCCACCACAACTCCACGCGCACGCGCGTGCGCGGAGACACGCCCGTGCTGGCGGTCACCGTGCACCAGTCGCACCACAACAGTG ACCTGCGTAACTCGGTAGCGATGTCGTGCATAACGTTCGCGTGCGCCGCGCTGCGATGGAGCACGTGCGCGTGCACGAGCGCAGGCGCGGTGCCGGCGCTGCTGCGGCGCGCGGCCGGCGTCGCGCGCCGCGCGCTCACGTGGGGGCGCGCGATGCACGACGCGCGCGTGCACCTCGCCTACACCCTCAGCGATGACCAGAAACTCGTGCTCAAG GTGGCGAATATTCCGATGCGTTGCGTGTGGGAGGTGACCATGAAGCTGGTGCTGACGCGGGAGGAACCCTGGCCGCAAGCGACTGATGTTCAG GTGACGCGCGTGCTGGACGCGCGCGCGTGCGCGGACCGGCGGCTGGACGCGCTGCTGGCGGCCGTGCCGCGCGGCTGGGCGCACGTGCCCGACACCGTCTG GACGCTGTTCAAATACCTCAAACACAAAGGCACGGCGGAATCGAGTCAGATGATACTATAA